CAAACGTGTAATCACAGTATTCCAAAAGGCTGGTGCTTGAACTCCACTGTTCAACATCTTCAGAATCGTAAAGAACCAGTAAAACTGAATAAGCAGTTCCAGACATGTCAGTTACTGTAATATCATTTGTTCCGATTCCAAAAGTTTCAGGCATTTCGAGTAAAAATGGAAGTTCCAAAACTTCATAATTAATCGTTTCAAGGTTTGTGTAAGCTGTACCTTCGATATCTACGGCAGATAATTCAACAGTAAATGTTTTTTGACCCCATGATGAAGGAGTTTTAAACTCAATCTCGAGATTTTGTGTATTTGTGATATCCCCTAAAATGTAAGATCCATCAGCTGCTTTTGGGATCTCTTGAGTGTGGTAATAAACCTTGTTTACTTCAACCCCCGAAACCCTTAATTTTGTAGCATAAGCATCTTTAACAGGGGATACGTCCATCGAGAGAGTTCCAACAGAATTTGGGTATATTTCTTCAGAAAACTCTTTTGAAACTTGGAAAATAGCAGAATTTGGGGAAAGTGAAACAAATAACTCCGTTTCATTCTCAATATTTACGTTGATATATTCGTACGCGTCCCAGTACCCTTCTTTCACTAGTTTTAAATTATATTCTCCTATCGGGATATCTATTTCTAAAAGTCCGCCGTTATCGGTTGTACCTAGTAATATATCCCCGTCATAGACTGCTGTTTCTGGTTCAGTATTGATCGACACAGTCCCCTGGTCGGGAGGTTCTATTAATGTAGTAACTAATGTATCATCATAATCTACATAATCAAAGATTGTTACAGAATAAAACCCGTAACCTTGGTATCCGGCACAACAAACCCTATGGTCATAGGTTCCCGAAACCGCCCTTGAAGTAAATTGACCAGAAACTGCATTTTTCCCCTCAGTATGGGCTAAGGACTCAGAATTAAAATACACGTATGATTCGGACCCATAATAATCTCCACCAGTATAGGCCACTGCATAAATATACGCATATTGTGCGTTTTCAACATATCCGGTACGTGTCGTAGTTGATGTTGAATAATATGTTGTAACAGTCGCAGGTTGATCCCCGATATATGCTACATATTCCCCCGAAAACGGCAATACTTTATTATTATATGCTAAAACCGTACAAAATCTTGCCAAATCTTTTTCCGAAGAAAAATACACTTTATTATCTCCATACCCAACAACTACCGGGATATAATGACTCCATGAAGTGGTGTTTAATGCTGAGAGCAATAATTCATCAGTATACGGATTATTTAGTATTACATAATAGTCGCTCGTTTGATCACTAGACGATATAGTTGTTGTACCTGCGTTTACTGTTGAAACACACAACAAAAGTAATAAAAAAAGAATATAACGTTTAATCAAATTAACCACCCACCAAAACGGTGTTTAATGCACTCTGCAAAATAATGTAATCTTTCAGGTGGTTTTTATCTCGTTTTAACTTGATAATCGAATTAAAAAAGTCTTTCTTTTGAATTTCAGATAAATTCAAATCTTTTGAAATTTTTCCAGCATTCATTTTCAAACTCTGAATGTTTGAACATTTTGCCTGATCTTTAACAAAATTGGTCTGTAATATTGAACAGTTTTTGTTACTTGTATGAACATTGACAGCTTTAACTTCGGATTTGTGATAATCCTTTTCAAAATGTTCAACAGGATTTAAACAATACGGACAGATTTTAATCAAAATAATCACCTTAAAAAATAAGATATAAGAATATATGGCATTAGCTAACAGGTAATGTTTCAATCACAGATATTAATCTCCTGAAACATGAAAAAAATACACTACATGATTTAATGTGTTAAAAAGAGATATATAGTGTTTATTAATTTAATATAATGGAAATTATCCCGTATTATTTGATACAACAATTGTAAGTCCTCTGAATGCAGATGATCTAAAATTAATGATTACAAGACAACATATAAGGGTCTTTTAAAACAAAACTATTAAGCCGTTATTTTAAAAAAAGAAAGCATTTTAGAAATAAAAAATAAACCAAATTTTTTTAAGGTCTGCTAATCCCGTTACGCTCTGCGTAACCCGAGTTCAAATCTCGGTCTCCGCGTTTCTCTTTTTACAGCGTTTAAAGCTCTTTTATTTCGTATTTTACAAGACCCGTTATAACATTATAGTCTATTTTGATAAATCTCAATTTTACGCTAAAAGCCCCCATTTTGAGCAGTCAAAAGTCACGGGACTCGGATCCCGTTACTAGGAACTGACGTCAAATTATCGTTTTTCGGAGTCCCGTGTGTAGTTTTCGGAGTCCCGTGTACTTATATCAAAATTTTGGGACTAAAATATTATTCGCCACGAATAATTTTAATAATTTAAGCGGATAAAACTGTTAAAATGCTGTTTTACAGATTTATCCAATTTTAAATTTTGAAATAGATCTTTTTTAAAGAATTTAAAAAAAGTATATTTATTTTGCAACATCGATAATACTTCCTTCTGGAAAAATTTTTCTAAAAACAAAGCCCACAAGCGGCCCTGCAACGAATACGATTAAAGGATAAGCAAATATAAAGTTAATAACCAAGTTATGGCCCCAGGTTAGGGGTAACTCATTTGAAAATCCAACTGTTAAAATGGATCCATACAATGACATCAAAGAAGCCATTCCTGAAACAATAACTAACGCAGCTATCGCTCTTTTTTGAAACGCTGTGTGATGATCTTTATGTAATTTAAACACTAATTTCATGCCATGTCTTCCAACAACATAATATTCAAGCGTAAATGCAACTATGAACGTAAGTGGAAAACTTAACCAGCTCACTTTGAGAACTTCTGCAGAAAAGCCCCTGTGTAATGCCAAATTATACGTGGTCATTACAAATGCCATAAAACAAACGTAAAAAAAGGTATGAATTAAATTTTCGGTTTTATTGTGAATCATATGCTCACCCTGTGTTTTTTAAAATTGAATTCAGTTGCAAGAAAGTTTAACACAAGGCGTGTCTATATGTATCAAACAAAATTTGACATCTTCTTACCTGTATACATTGAAAATAATTAATTTATAAAGTTAACGTTGTTTTATCTTTAAACTATTAAAAACTGTTTTCAAAACACACGGTATCCAATCAAATTTGGGGGAAAATCAATATATCTTTACTCCATTTTCGGATATTCGATTAATTAATAGATTTTAATTTCTAATTTTTAAATAAATTAATATCAAACAGTTGATCCAACAAAATACCTAATGTTGGGTATTCTTTGCCACTTGATTGGGAAGTTGAGGTAACTAACGATATTTAATCTTTTTTTAAAATTTTCCATTTGAAATGAGTTAATAAACATTATTTCCGAAAAATAACTGTTTTTTAAAATAATATCGTGTTTTAATTCTTTATTTTAAAAACAGACGGTTTATTTTAGTAATAAAATCAAAGTAGAAAATAAGAACATATTGTTGTAATTATAATTACATGATTTACTCCATGATTTTTTTTAAAGGGTAATTTTACGTAATAACGGTTTTTAACGAAAAACTCTGCTATCAAAGTATCCAAAATAATAATTTTGGTTTAAAAATATTAAAAACTAATAAAAAATTATATATAATTTTATAAAGTAATACAATTTGAGATAAAAGTGTTACATAAATAACCTTTTAAATTCACTTAAACACTGTCCAGCATTAGATAACAAAGTGATAACTTATGACCGAAATTGCCAGTATAAAAAAGATTCTGAAAGCCCTTGGCTATGAAGACGTTGCAGGGTTTTCAGAATACAAAAAAATTCTAATCCTGGTTGTAATTTCTGGGCTTCTTTTTGCATCTGCACTCACTGCAGTAGCTATGGGGGCCTATGAAATCCCACTCCACACTGTATACACTACAATCTTAACACATATTACACTTGGAGATGTATCAACCATTGGAAAACTTCATAATACTATTATCTGGGACATTCGTGTTCCAAGAGTACTGCTTACGATATTTGTAGGTGGAGCACT
This DNA window, taken from Methanococcus maripaludis, encodes the following:
- a CDS encoding PEGA domain-containing protein, which gives rise to MIKRYILFLLLLLCVSTVNAGTTTISSSDQTSDYYVILNNPYTDELLLSALNTTSWSHYIPVVVGYGDNKVYFSSEKDLARFCTVLAYNNKVLPFSGEYVAYIGDQPATVTTYYSTSTTTRTGYVENAQYAYIYAVAYTGGDYYGSESYVYFNSESLAHTEGKNAVSGQFTSRAVSGTYDHRVCCAGYQGYGFYSVTIFDYVDYDDTLVTTLIEPPDQGTVSINTEPETAVYDGDILLGTTDNGGLLEIDIPIGEYNLKLVKEGYWDAYEYINVNIENETELFVSLSPNSAIFQVSKEFSEEIYPNSVGTLSMDVSPVKDAYATKLRVSGVEVNKVYYHTQEIPKAADGSYILGDITNTQNLEIEFKTPSSWGQKTFTVELSAVDIEGTAYTNLETINYEVLELPFLLEMPETFGIGTNDITVTDMSGTAYSVLLVLYDSEDVEQWSSSTSLLEYCDYTFEVPIDDADDYTIELIAKAGTVKTYYSIEIIEPVTLITEEITANSGNVATVQFKISNPTSNVKYYTAELTCPFYNESIAKTFSIAPETVDKTVDISFEVPEELELENYQLSLEIFDPDKTDAIYSGNVVLTISESSLFLASVPGGNTTLILLAAAVLLIAGTFAALRLKK
- a CDS encoding DUF2798 domain-containing protein: MIHNKTENLIHTFFYVCFMAFVMTTYNLALHRGFSAEVLKVSWLSFPLTFIVAFTLEYYVVGRHGMKLVFKLHKDHHTAFQKRAIAALVIVSGMASLMSLYGSILTVGFSNELPLTWGHNLVINFIFAYPLIVFVAGPLVGFVFRKIFPEGSIIDVAK